One segment of Macrotis lagotis isolate mMagLag1 chromosome 1, bilby.v1.9.chrom.fasta, whole genome shotgun sequence DNA contains the following:
- the DUSP11 gene encoding LOW QUALITY PROTEIN: RNA/RNP complex-1-interacting phosphatase (The sequence of the model RefSeq protein was modified relative to this genomic sequence to represent the inferred CDS: inserted 1 base in 1 codon) — MSRRQQARGGWGGPGAPGRGGGGGGGGGRGKGANHLPDRWKDYLPVGQRMTGTRFIAFKVPLKKSFEEKLXPEERFSPLDLVNKIREQNEELGLIIDLTYTQRYYKPEELPEALPYLKIFTVGHQVPDDDTIFKFKCAVNKFLKENQDNDKLIGVHCTHGLNRTGYLVCRYLIDVEGMRPNDAIELFNRCRGHAIERQNYIDDLRHGPIRKNDASLRPDHFEESSFIKRRNFYNTHETDYHGQRRTFHWSRDFRPQPQDDFHYQAHEFHSQPRDFRSHRREFHSQPRDFYQSSRKNQQRRNYSCQNVGSHPPLPPPGPPREDYSQSRYTWNLKPNYNLPPWNKRQKLNSYNGPYFPDQWGTDRQSQICRNQMEENNWHDV, encoded by the exons ATGAGCCGGCGGCAGCAGGCGCGGGGCGGCTGGGGGGGCCCCGGAGCcccggggcggggcggcggcggcggcggcggcggcggccgggggAAGGGCGCGAACCACCTCCCGGACCG GTGGAAAGACTACCTCCCTGTTGGGCAGCGGATGACCGGGACACGTTTCATTGCTTTTAAAGTTCCTTTGAAAAAG AGTTTTGAAGAAAAAC GCCCCGAAGAACGCTTTTCCCCTTTGGATCTTGTTAACAAAATACGAGAGCAGAATGAAGAGCTTGGCTTGATCATTGATTTAACATACACTCAACGCTATTATAAACCAGAG GAGTTGCCAGAGGCTCTTccttatttaaagatttttactGTTGGACACCAGGTACCTGATGatgatacaatttttaaattcaaatgtgCAGTGAACAAATTCTTGAAAGAAAACCAAGATAATG ACAAACTGATTGGAGTCCACTGTACACATGGTTTAAACAGAACAGGATATCTTGTTTGCCG GTATTTGATTGATGTTGAAGGCATGAGACCGAATGATGCGATAGAAT TGTTCAATAGATGTCGAGGACATGCTATAGAAAGGCAGAATTACATTGATGATCTCCGGCATGGACCAATTAGAAA GAATGATGCTTCTTTAAGGCCAGACCATTTTGAAGAATCATCATTTATCAAGAGGAGAAACTTTTACAACACCCATGAAACTGACTATCATGGCCAGAGACGGACCTTTCATTGGTCTCGAGACTTCCGCCCCCAGCCCCAAGATGACTTCCACTACCAGGCTCATGAGTTCCACTCTCAACCCAGAGACTTTCGATCCCATCGGCGAGAGTTCCACTCACAGCCCCGAGATTTCTACCAGTCATCCAG GAAAAACCAACAGAGACGGAATTATTCTTGCCAAAATGTGGGAAGCCATCCCCCTTTGCCTCCTCCAGGCCCACCTAGAGAGGACTATTCTCAGAGCAGATATACTTGGAATCTAAAACCCAACTATAATCTCCCTCCTTGGAACAAAAGACAGAAACTTAACAGTTATAATGGACCATATTTTCCAGACCAATGGGGAACAGATAGACAGTCACAGATATGTAGaaatcaaatggaagaaaataattggCACGATGTTTAG